A single Cyprinus carpio isolate SPL01 chromosome A6, ASM1834038v1, whole genome shotgun sequence DNA region contains:
- the LOC109099507 gene encoding putative nuclease HARBI1 encodes MMALLALLEDYANGRIRRERVFRDHDDFLAHDDDWLISRFRFPRAVLLDLCAELGPVLERATRRNHAIPVQIQVLTTLGFLATGCFQRELADRSGISQPSLSAIISVVLNGILNMVSRYIRFPYTVREQAEIKTQFAAMSGFPNVIGAIDCTHVAIRAPSENEFAYVNRKHVHSINVQIICDSNMTLTNIVARWPGSTHDSFILTHSSVGNRLNAGAVRDGWLLGDSGYPLRRWLLTPFLNPQSAEETHYNEVHSRARAVVERAIGILKCRWRALDASGGRLLYHPAKVCKIVRACGVLHNIALRNGIPLPPDLPLPQHYDPEPQPPGRQEGYQRGARIREDVMRRL; translated from the exons ATGATGGCACTCCTGGCACTGTTGGAGGATTACGCTAATGGCAGAATAAGGAGAGAACGAGTTTTCAGGGACCATGATGATTTCCTGGCCCATGATGATGACTGGCTAATAAGCCGATTTAGATTCCCTAGAGCTGTGCTCTTGGATCTATGTGCTGAATTGGGTCCAGTATTAGAGAGGGCAACACGCCGGAACCATGCCATCCCAGTCCAAATACAAGTCCTCACCACTCTGGGGTTCTTGGCAACCGGCTGTTTCCAGCGGGAATTGGCAGAcag GTCTGGTATATCACAGCCGTCCCTGAGTGCCATAATATCTGTCGTTTTAAATGGTATACTTAATATGGTTAGTCGATACATCAGGTTCCCCTACACTGTGCGAGAACAGGCCGAAATTAAAACGCAATTTGCAGCAATGTCTGGTTTCCCAAATGTAATCGGCGCAATTGACTGCACTCATGTTGCTATAAGGGCACCATCTGAAAATGAATTTGCTTATGTTAATAGAAAGCATGTGCATTCTATTAATGTGCAAATCATATGTGACTCCAACATGACCCTCACAAACATTGTGGCACGCTGGCCTGGTTCAACACATGATTCCTTTATCTTGACACATAGCAGTGTAGGGAACAGACTAAATGCAGGCGCAGTACGTGATGGCTGGCTTCTTG GCGACAGTGGCTACCCCCTGAGACGCTGGCTCCTCACCCCATTTTTAAACCCGCAGAGCGCAGAGGAAACTCATTATAACGAGGTCCACTCTCGTGCCCGCGCAGTTGTGGAGCGTGCCATCGGCATCCTGAAATGCAGATGGCGTGCTCTGGATGCCTCGGGTGGCAGACTTTTATACCATCCAGCAAAAGTGTGCAAGATTGTCAGGGCGTGTGGTGTTTTGCACAATATAGCACTGAGAAACGGTATTCCTCTCCCTCCTGATCTCCCTCTACCCCAGCATTACGACCCCGAGCCACAGCCCCCTGGCCGACAAGAGGGATATCAACGAGGTGCAAGAATCCGTGAGGATGTCATGCGGCGTTTGTAA